The Brachyhypopomus gauderio isolate BG-103 chromosome 1, BGAUD_0.2, whole genome shotgun sequence genome includes a window with the following:
- the LOC143518570 gene encoding uncharacterized protein LOC143518570, producing the protein MSAFGHKRSVYLNTYGRQKRKVERWFSPELRKQAFSFSSTLSSDLSTPEHKTSKKRRKNENMTSVASRTSRVAKKRAIMAMREQESDDENNFVRDTSSRRTMSTNPVKRAAVTRKRPGMDAFAASKSELPRGQMMKRRKKTKKQVVFSSSDDESFVTRPKPSTAPSPSTVPQGKHAEARVSAGPAPLGRFVTRRRRALLVQSVKHTTQRSSGTPNGTLNSSGEFVHPVSFARRVTRRKQAAIREEFYLESSDAKPSAESFGNPQTRSGTALREISLNDGEERREGGKRPLLCSTPSLSFARHLRLLEPSVSEISSLSCDEAYRPPAEHDPGDTGRHSRRSRRTLARFTANRAHQRREAEKIGGFGDGTEESEEEPEKSKRDHGEDQKSRRTGLVSAQAHLDVLVEQLKEQCCSMGSVVLLEEMDILSNPSKQSCSEIEAAHVTDSPHVRTEPSIITAYHGHQSRDLSSDCPDVRPLCLTSSTSSPSAPSALELPALVDCLKVECLSSCLTVSLRPLDPSILRRAQKGPGDAWVALPLPPESGSDCRAEHDVPPLKNPPELSHHGVESLSGSEVQTAGLRRRLSASFLRSGSSPEPGAAPGKMLAPRDRNGTGRKACVSGLSATRWSKKVEQNRKHRKNESTTRPKPVDSSLNDLLPAAAQKHTGESYGWMHGTSGFVLPVTPVRAEQLNLSSILANFTPDALTTHSWGRLKAALSIHKKKTAFPTPRWLAMSKLQSPCGMDTSLDLFSTPLSKLASSRLPRTTLTNTPMAVCDEDISDAEKVYLECHQDGPLSFERCIPPQRMDLCRKIGEGTFGEVFSTVDDSNQTVALKIIPVEGCHKVNGEPQKTFGEILHEIIISKELSSLNSKETNKTNGFIGLNDLHCVRGCYPWALLRAWDKFDQEKGSENDRPDFFGEDQLFVILEFEFGGSDLENMNGKLSSMTQAKSILHQVTAALAVAEQALCFEHRDLHWGNILVKTTKHKNNEFILNGSVHSVDTRGVHVNVIDYSLSRLEIDGLTVSCDIANDEELFLGQGDYQFEIYRLMRKENNNCWSEYNPHSNVLWLHYLADKLLAMRYKTKAQSSQLKAVKNNLQAFRSEILSFSSATDALLHCSLFR; encoded by the exons ATGAGCGCTTTTGGGCACAAGCGGTCCGTGTACTTGAACACATACGGCAGGCAGAAGCGAAAGGTGGAGCGCTGGTTTTCGCCTGAACTGAGGAAACAAGCTTTCTCCTTCTCCAGCACGCTGTCGTCTGATCTGTCTACCCCAGAACATAAAACGTCCAAGAAACG gagaaaaaatgaaaacatgacTTCAGTTGCTTCCAGGACATCACGGGTGGCCAAGAAAAGAGCAATTATGGCCATGAGGGAACAGGAAAGCGACGATGAAAACAATTTTGTTCGGGACACATCTTCCAG AAGGACCATGAGCACTAACCCAGTGAAAAGGGCTGCAGTCACAAGAAAGCGACCAGGCATGGACGCCTTTGCAGCCAGCAAGAGTGAACTGCCCAGAGGGcagatgatgaagaggaggaagaagacaaAGAAGCAGGTGGTTTTCAGCTCCAGCGATGACGAGTCTTTTGTGACACGGCCTAAACCCTCCACTGCCCCTAGCCCAAGCACAGTTCCTCAAGGCAAACATGCAGA GGCACGAGTATCGGCTGGTCCGGCCCCTCTGGGCAGGTTCGTCACACGTCGCAGGAGAGCCCTGCTGGTCCAGTCTGTGAAGCACACCACACAACGGAGT TCTGGAACCCCCAACGGAACTCTGAATTCATCTGGAGAGTTTGTCCACCCTGTCTCTTTTGCCCGGCGTGTCACCAGACGTAAGCAGGCTGCCATCCGGGAAGAGTTTTATTTGGAAAGCTCCGATGCTAAGCCTTCCGCCGAGTCCTTTGGCAACCCTCAGACTCGATCGGGCACCGCCTTGCGTGAGATCTCGCTCAACGATGGCGAGGAGCGAAGGGAGGGTGGGAAGCGCCCGCTGCTTTGCAGCACTCCGTCCCTGTCCTTCGCCCGGCACCTGCGCCTCCTCGAACCGTCCGTCAGTGAAATCTCATCCTTGAGTTGCGACGAGGCATACAGGCCCCCGGCTGAACATGACCCAGGCGACACCGGGCGACACTCCCGCCGTTCTCGCAGGACACTCGCGAGGTTCACGGCGAACAGAGCACACCAACGGCGGGAAGCAGAGAAGATCGGTGGATTTGGAGATGGGACGGAAGAGTCTGAGGAGGAGCCCGAGAAGAGCAAGAGGGACCATGGGGAGGATCAGAAGAGCAGGAGAACTGGATTAGTGTCGGCTCAGGCGCACCTGGACGTCCTGGTGGAGCAGCTAAAGGAGCA GTGTTGTTCCATGGGCAGTGTGGTCTTGTTGGAGGAAATGGACATCTTGAGCAACCCGTCAAAACAAAGTTGTAGCGAGATAGAGGCAGCACACGTCACAGATTCACCCCATGTTCGAACAGAGCCTTCCATTATAACTGCCTACCATGGCCACCAGAGCCGTGACCTCTCCTCAGACTGCCCTGACGTCCGACCCCTCTGCCTCACCTCGTCCACATCCTCTCCGTCTGCCCCATCTGCGCTTGAGCTCCCAGCACTTGTTGACTGCCTTAAAGTGGAGTGTCTGTCCTCttgcctcactgtctctctccggCCCCTGGACCCAAGCATCCTCCGCCGGGCCCAGAAGGGTCCTGGAGACGCCTGGGTCGCCCTTCCGCTCCCTCCAGAGTCTGGAAGTGACTGCAGGGCCGAGCACGACGTGCCTCCTCTGAAAAACCCTCCGGAATTGAGCCATCATGGTGTGGAGTCGCTGTCTGGCAGCGAAGTGCAGACGGCTGGGCTGAGGAGACGCCTGTCTGCTTCTTTCCTGCGTTCTGGTTCGTCCCCCGAGCCTGGCGCGGCTCCCGGTAAAATGCTCGCACCGAGAGACCGCAACGGCACTGGCCGCAAAGCCTGTGTGAGCGGACTTAGCGCCACCCGCTGGTCGAAGAAGGTAGAGCAGAACCGAAAGCACAGGAAAAACGAGAGCACCACAAGGCCTAAACCAGTAGACAGCTCTCTAAACGACCTCCTACCTGCTGCAGCACAGAAACACACTGGG GAGTCTTATGGATGGATGCATGGAACCAGTGGGTTTGTCCTGCCCGTGACCCCTGTCAGAGCAGAGCAGTTGAACCTCTCCTCCATTCTGGCCAATTTCACTCCAGAcgcactcacaacacacagctGGGGGCGGCTCAAAGCCGCGCTGTCCATACACAAGAAGAAGACAG CCTTTCCGACCCCTCGGTGGCTGGCTATGTCCAAACTGCAGTCTCCATGTGGGATGGACACCAGTCTGGACCTGTTCAGCACACCTTTGTCTAAACTTGCTTCGTCTCGCCTGCCCAGGACCACCCTGACAAACACCCCTATG GCCGTTTGTGACGAAGACATCAGCGACGCAGAGAAAGTATATCTGGAGTGTCACCAGGACGGCCCTCTCTCCTTCGAGCGCTGCATTCCTCCCCAGCGTATGGATCTTTGCCGCAAGATTGGAGAAGGGACTTTCGGAGAGGTGTTCTCCACCGTGGACGACTCCAACCAGACCGTGGCCCTTAAG atTATTCCAGTGGAGGGCTGTCATAAAGTCAACGGAGAACCACAAAAAACATTTGGTGAAATTCTTCATGAAATCATTATTTCCAA AGAGCTGAGTAGCCTGAACTCCAAggagacaaacaaaacaaacggtTTCATTGGACTCAACGA TCTCCACTGTGTGCGTGGGTGTTATCCTTGGGCTCTGCTCAGAGCCTGGGACAAATTTGACCAGGAGAAGGGATCTGAGAATGACCGCCCCG ATTTCTTTGGTGAAGATCAGCTTTTTGTGATTCTTGAGTTTGAGTTTGGAGGCAGCGATTTGGAGAACATGAATGGAAAG CTCTCCTCCATGACCCAAGCCAAAAGTATTTTACACCAGGTCACAGCTGCACTGGCAGTAGCTGAACAGGCCCTGTGCTTTGAACACAG AGACCTGCATTGGGGAAATATCCTGGTGAAAACCACCAAGCACAAGAATAATGAGTTTATACTGAATGGCTCAGTACACTCTGTAGATACACGAGGAGTTCACGTCAACGTCATAGACTACTCCCTCTCAAGACTGGAGATTG ACGGACTGACAGTGTCGTGTGATATAGCGAATGACGAGGAGCTATTCCTGGGCCAGGGGGACTATCAGTTTGAAATCTACCGCCTGATGAGGAAAGAGAACAA taactGCTGGAGTGAGTATAACCCCCATTCCAATGTACTTTGGCTACACTACCTGGCAGATAAGCTCTTGGCTATGAGGTACAAGACCAAAGCACAGAGCAGCCAACTGAAGGCCGTGAAGAACAACCTTCAGGCCTTCCGCTCTGAGATCCTCAGCTTCTCCTCAGCCACAGACGCACTTCTGCACTGCAGCCTCTTTCGGTGA